One region of Phragmites australis chromosome 18, lpPhrAust1.1, whole genome shotgun sequence genomic DNA includes:
- the LOC133899600 gene encoding grpE protein homolog 2, mitochondrial-like isoform X2 has translation MAAAARLLARISRQGVASSAAWVTRGRPDAASLLGASALAAAEPCASIKVIPKLNQPVRYSTWPFQRFGFSTSAPQQDDGGNKSAGANTEASNEANNVPGTEKAQEADSEDLDLSREDLVKLLLEKDELLKSKDEEIKDMKDKVLRSYAEMENVIARTKRESDNSKKYAIQSFSKSLLDVADNLSRASSVAKESFSKIDTSNNSDEAVPLLKTLLEGVEMTEKQLGEVFKKFGVEKFDPLNEKFDPNKHYALFQIPDPSKPSGTIAAVVKVGYMLHERVLRPAEVGVTEGGPIEEEPEEK, from the exons atggcggcggccgcgcgcCTCCTCGCGCGAATCTCCAGACAGGGCGTCGCCTCCTCTGCGGCGTGGGTGACGCGGGGGCGGCCGGACGCGGCGTCGCTCCTTGGGGCGTCCGCGCTGGCTGCGGCGGAGCCTTGCGCCTCGATCAAG GTCATTCCTAAGTTAAATCAACCAGTGCGATACTCAACATGGCCCTTTCAAAGGTTTGGATTTTCAACTTCTGCCCCTCAACAAGATGATGGAGGAAATAAAAGTGCTGGGGCGAATACTGAAGCTTCAAATGAAGCCAATAACGTGCCTGGAACTGAGAAGGCACAGGAAGCAG ATTCAGAAGACCTGGACCTATCAAGGGAGGACCTCGTGAAGCTACTTCTTGAGAAAGACGAATTGTTGAAGTCCAAGGATGAGGAGATTAAAGATATGAAGGATAAGGTATTACGCAGCTATGCAGAGATGGAGAACGTCATTGCCAGAACAAAGCGTGAATCTGACAACTCCAAGAAGTATGCCATACAG AGCTTCTCCAAGAGCTTGTTAGATGTTGCGGACAATTTGTCTCGGGCATCATCTGTTGCTAAGGAAAGTTTCTCGAAGATAGATACATCTAATAATTCTGATGAAGCTGTGCCACTACTAAAAACCCTACTAGAGGGTGTTGAGATGACTGAGAAGCAACTTGGAGAG GTCTTCAAGAAGTTTGGAGTTGAAAAGTTTGATCCTCTGAATGAAAAATTTGATCCAAATAAGCACTATGCTCTTTTCCAAATACCTGATCCTTCAAAACCATCAGGGACTATTGCTGCGGTTGTGAAG GTTGGCTACATGTTACATGAGCGTGTTCTCCGTCCTGCTGAAGTTGGTGTCACTGAAGGTGGTCCAATTGAAGAAGAGCCAGAGGAGAAATGA
- the LOC133899600 gene encoding grpE protein homolog 2, mitochondrial-like isoform X1 yields MAAAARLLARISRQGVASSAAWVTRGRPDAASLLGASALAAAEPCASIKVIPKLNQPVRYSTWPFQRFGFSTSAPQQDDGGNKSAGANTEASNEANNVPGTEKAQEAGSQDSISQRNPRRRATKRTAFSDSDSEDLDLSREDLVKLLLEKDELLKSKDEEIKDMKDKVLRSYAEMENVIARTKRESDNSKKYAIQSFSKSLLDVADNLSRASSVAKESFSKIDTSNNSDEAVPLLKTLLEGVEMTEKQLGEVFKKFGVEKFDPLNEKFDPNKHYALFQIPDPSKPSGTIAAVVKVGYMLHERVLRPAEVGVTEGGPIEEEPEEK; encoded by the exons atggcggcggccgcgcgcCTCCTCGCGCGAATCTCCAGACAGGGCGTCGCCTCCTCTGCGGCGTGGGTGACGCGGGGGCGGCCGGACGCGGCGTCGCTCCTTGGGGCGTCCGCGCTGGCTGCGGCGGAGCCTTGCGCCTCGATCAAG GTCATTCCTAAGTTAAATCAACCAGTGCGATACTCAACATGGCCCTTTCAAAGGTTTGGATTTTCAACTTCTGCCCCTCAACAAGATGATGGAGGAAATAAAAGTGCTGGGGCGAATACTGAAGCTTCAAATGAAGCCAATAACGTGCCTGGAACTGAGAAGGCACAGGAAGCAGGTTCCCAAGATTCCATATCCCAACGTAACCCGAGGAGGAGAGCTACTAAACGAACTGCATTTTCTGATTCAGATTCAGAAGACCTGGACCTATCAAGGGAGGACCTCGTGAAGCTACTTCTTGAGAAAGACGAATTGTTGAAGTCCAAGGATGAGGAGATTAAAGATATGAAGGATAAGGTATTACGCAGCTATGCAGAGATGGAGAACGTCATTGCCAGAACAAAGCGTGAATCTGACAACTCCAAGAAGTATGCCATACAG AGCTTCTCCAAGAGCTTGTTAGATGTTGCGGACAATTTGTCTCGGGCATCATCTGTTGCTAAGGAAAGTTTCTCGAAGATAGATACATCTAATAATTCTGATGAAGCTGTGCCACTACTAAAAACCCTACTAGAGGGTGTTGAGATGACTGAGAAGCAACTTGGAGAG GTCTTCAAGAAGTTTGGAGTTGAAAAGTTTGATCCTCTGAATGAAAAATTTGATCCAAATAAGCACTATGCTCTTTTCCAAATACCTGATCCTTCAAAACCATCAGGGACTATTGCTGCGGTTGTGAAG GTTGGCTACATGTTACATGAGCGTGTTCTCCGTCCTGCTGAAGTTGGTGTCACTGAAGGTGGTCCAATTGAAGAAGAGCCAGAGGAGAAATGA